Proteins from one Apis cerana isolate GH-2021 linkage group LG11, AcerK_1.0, whole genome shotgun sequence genomic window:
- the LOC107998645 gene encoding muskelin, which produces MAHTFSVKSLCHLCNMASNENSNFQKVLEFKIYKCSSFSSSYVPENILVDKPSDQTSRWSSDIDTYPQFLILKLRFPSIVKTITFGKYEKTHVCNIKKFKVYGGLEPENMMELLENGLKNDSVPETFDLKHILGNEENYFPVRYIKIVPLQSWGPSFNFSIWHVRLTGTDDVKIVKPSVEWLNAYRQKEVIRLCMKHFRKLEQTEIVDTLQRVTGVPLEDPRLTGLYDLLVTKGDHLQAECFISNAVMLGLLNDYINAQTYRAVWTKLSFTEGKPGMRGGHQMVLDPSAELLYLFGGWDGNQDLSDLWVYNIASNKWTIICKDTEAVGGPSARSCHKMCLDPERRQLFTLGKYLDAEYRTPENLKSDFFVYDIESNKWTQISEDTGAVGGPQLIFDHQMSMDVEKRTIYIFGGRVLVSPTNSEEHGMVSSSTEPIFSGLYSYHVPTGTWNRLACDIARPCPTNAPTIRSRAGHSMLFHPRLRKLYIFAGQRGKEDLSDFFTYEVDTNHIEHIFNDFGAKDSNHVPAAGFTQRATIDPELGEIYVLSGLSKDKGKRFDSVQNSFWVYSIKNNKWSCIYRNDNVGEKYWSKMQDYEPCPRYAHQLVYDHVKKVHFLFGGNPGRSCLPNLRLDDFWQLKLCRPSHEQILKKCKLLIRKHKFKELALNNSVEALEYLQTEVSEIIDHNDAEQTKEFQLLTSLLFREQNLLGEATNSNSSDAVLGNLVNMDTSLCYSTTRDIHTLRTELYDKLTEFFPESSTQPRANLIDLLPL; this is translated from the exons tttcttatattaaaattacgatttcCCTCGATTGTAAAAACAATTACATTTGGTAAATATGAGAAAACACATgtgtgtaatataaaaaaatttaaagtatatgGTGGTTTAGAACCAGAAAACATGATGGAACTTTTAGAGAA tggattaaaaaatgattcagtACCAGAAACTTTTGATCTGAAGCATATATTAGGAAAtgaggaaaattattttccagttagatatataaagattGTTCCATTACAATCCTGGGGCcctagttttaatttttctatttggcATGTGCGATTAACTGGCACTGATGATGTTAAAATTGTAAAGCCTAGTGTAGAATGGCTTAATGCg taTCGCCAAAAAGAAGTAATAAGACTGTGTATGAAACACTTTAGAAAACTTGAACAAACAGAAATTGTAGATACTTTGCAAAGAGTGACTGGTGTTCCACTTGAGGATCCTAGATTGACTGGATTATATGACTTATTAGTTACAAAAGGTGATCATTTGCAAGCTGAATGTTTTATAAGTAATGCAGTAATGT TGGGTCTCCTGAATGACTATATCAATGCTCAAACTTATAGAGCAGTTTGGACTAAGTTATCATTCACTGAGGGTAAACCAGGAATGAGAGGAGGTCATCAAATGGTTCTTGATCCAAGTGCAGaacttctttatctttttggGGGATGGGATGGAAATCAAGATCTTTCAGATTTGTGGGTGTATAACATAGCTTCTAACAAGTGGACCATTATATGTAAAGATACAGAAGCTGTg GGTGGTCCAAGCGCGAGATCTTGCCACAAAATGTGCCTTGATCCAGAACGTAGGCAACTTTTTACTCTTGGTAAATACTTAGATGCAGAATACAGAACGCCGGAAAATTTAAAGAGTGATTTTTTTGTCTATGATATTGAATCAAACAAATGGACACAAATATCAGAAGATACGGGTGCAGTAGGAGGAcctcaattaatttttgatcatcAAATGTCCATGGATGTTGAAAAACggacaatttatatatttggtgGTCGTGTACTTGTTTCCCCAACAAA TTCCGAAGAACACGGTATGGTATCAAGTTCAACTGAACCAATTTTTTCCGGATTATATTCTTATCATGTACCAACTGGTACATGGAATAGGCTTGCCTGTGACATTGCAAGACCATGTCCTACTAATGCACCAACTATTAGATCTCGAGCTGGTCATTCTATGTTATTCCAtcct agattGCGGAAGCTATATATTTTCGCGGGTCAAAGAGGCAAAGAAGATCTTAGCGATTTTTTCACATATGAGGTCGATACAAATCATAtcgaacatatttttaatgattttggtGCTAAAGATTCAAATCATGTTCCGGCAGCTGGATTTACACAAAGAGCTACAATTGATCCTGAATTAGgagaaatatatgttttatcg ggTTTAAGTAAAGACAAGGGTAAAAGATTTGATAGcgttcaaaattctttttgggtatatagtattaaaaacaataaatggtCTTGTATTTATCGAAATGATAATGTCGGAGAGAAATATTGGAGTAAAATGCAAGATTACGAACCATGTCCACGATATGCGCATCAATTAGTTTATGATCATGTAAAAAag gtccattttttatttggaGGAAACCCTGGGAGATCCTGTCTTCCTAACTTACGACTCGATGATTTCtggcaattaaaattatgcagACCGTCTcatgaacaaattttaaaaaaatgcaaattactTATTAGAAAACACAAATTTAAAGAACTAGCTTTGAACAATAGTGTCGAAGCGCTTGAATATTTACAGACCGAAGTATCGGAAATTATTGATCATAATGATGCGGAACAAACGAAAGAG TTTCAATTGTTAACATCCCTTCTATTCAGAGAACAAAACTTGTTAGGAGAAGCCACAAATTCAAATAGTTCAGACGCCGTATTAGGAAATTTAGTTAACATGGATACATCGTTATGTTATTCGACTACTCGCGATATTCATACTTTGAGAACTGAATTATACGATAAACTAACAGAATTTTTTCCCGAATCATCGACCCAACCCCGTGCTAATTTGATTGATCTTTTACCATTGTGa